The following coding sequences lie in one Vibrio sp. ED004 genomic window:
- a CDS encoding HD domain-containing protein, with protein MKEKFEDQLLDFAQQEMTQDAAHDISHIKRVVKTAKALCVQEQAKLEVVLPAAYLHDCFTFPKNHPDRAQSSQMAADKAISFLKSIGYPASYLDEIHHAIVTHSYSANITPETIEAQIVQDADRLDSLGAIGIARCLYVGQSFNAELYNHEDPLAEHRDLDDKRYSVDHFYVKLFKLAETMNTESAKLEANKRTDYMRDFLEQLGAEV; from the coding sequence GTGAAGGAAAAGTTTGAAGACCAACTGCTTGATTTTGCACAACAAGAAATGACACAAGATGCCGCGCACGACATTAGCCACATTAAGCGCGTCGTCAAAACCGCGAAGGCTTTGTGTGTACAAGAACAGGCTAAGCTTGAAGTCGTTTTACCCGCCGCTTACCTTCATGATTGCTTCACCTTTCCTAAGAACCATCCAGACAGAGCCCAAAGCTCGCAAATGGCAGCAGACAAGGCGATCTCTTTCCTCAAATCTATCGGCTATCCCGCGTCCTATCTTGATGAGATCCATCATGCCATTGTCACGCACAGCTACAGCGCTAACATCACACCTGAAACCATAGAAGCTCAGATCGTCCAGGATGCCGATCGCCTAGATTCTCTCGGAGCAATTGGTATCGCTCGCTGCTTATATGTAGGTCAGAGCTTTAACGCCGAACTCTACAACCACGAAGACCCATTAGCTGAACATCGTGACTTGGATGACAAGCGTTACAGTGTCGACCATTTCTACGTAAAGCTATTCAAGCTGGCGGAAACCATGAATACAGAATCCGCCAAGTTAGAAGCCAACAAGCGCACCGATTACATGCGTGACTTTCTTGAGCAGTTGGGCGCGGAAGTTTAG
- a CDS encoding N-acetyltransferase: MEINCFKEPDADEIVTWFTSLEDYVLWGGRTFGWPLEASSIIERSQEPHVELYTFSTPSTESNSNDLLGFMEFQRMSDNELRFCRVAIHPNQRGKGLGQSMIESALNTAKQIPDVTTISLAVFQQNIGAKRCYDKAGFQVVDKEPKFKEFNGNTWPLYQMELKLS, translated from the coding sequence ATGGAAATAAACTGCTTTAAGGAACCCGACGCCGACGAGATCGTCACTTGGTTCACATCCCTAGAAGACTACGTACTTTGGGGAGGACGAACCTTTGGTTGGCCGTTAGAAGCCTCCTCTATCATTGAACGCTCTCAAGAGCCCCATGTCGAGCTTTACACATTCTCCACGCCTAGCACTGAGTCGAATTCCAATGACTTGCTCGGTTTTATGGAGTTTCAACGTATGTCAGACAACGAACTTCGTTTCTGCCGAGTGGCTATTCACCCAAACCAACGAGGCAAAGGGCTTGGGCAATCCATGATAGAAAGTGCATTAAACACGGCGAAACAAATTCCTGATGTCACCACCATCAGCTTGGCGGTCTTTCAACAGAATATCGGGGCAAAACGTTGCTACGACAAAGCGGGGTTTCAAGTGGTCGACAAAGAGCCAAAGTTCAAAGAATTCAATGGCAACACCTGGCCTCTATATCAAATGGAATTAAAGCTCAGTTAG
- a CDS encoding DNA-3-methyladenine glycosylase I, with translation MTQEKFDTIYQRAAHRKGGAAELEKIVRAPLSQAELSQITDDRWLAAFTEKVFQCGISWNVVRKKWPQFEEVFFEFDIEKMLMLPNEMWEQKAQDPRIIRHLTKVMTIPANAMMIHNAKREADSFSQMVADWPSERITELWDYLKKHGKRLGGNTGAYTLRQMGKDTFILSSDVEAHLRSTDVVDSGRNTKRAQVAASKAFNEWQQQSGRTLSEISQIVAYSCGDNRV, from the coding sequence ATGACCCAAGAAAAATTCGACACCATTTACCAACGTGCCGCTCACCGTAAAGGTGGGGCAGCAGAGCTCGAAAAGATTGTTCGTGCGCCTCTTTCACAAGCTGAGTTATCACAAATTACCGACGACCGTTGGCTAGCAGCCTTTACCGAAAAGGTATTCCAGTGTGGTATTTCGTGGAATGTAGTGAGGAAGAAATGGCCGCAATTTGAAGAAGTGTTCTTTGAGTTCGACATCGAAAAAATGCTGATGCTGCCGAATGAGATGTGGGAGCAGAAAGCACAAGATCCACGCATTATTCGCCACCTCACCAAGGTGATGACCATCCCGGCTAATGCAATGATGATCCACAATGCCAAGCGTGAAGCGGACTCCTTCTCACAAATGGTTGCCGACTGGCCATCAGAGCGAATTACAGAACTTTGGGATTACCTGAAGAAACACGGCAAGCGTTTGGGCGGAAATACAGGTGCTTACACCTTGCGCCAAATGGGCAAAGACACATTCATCTTATCTTCTGACGTGGAAGCGCACCTGCGCAGCACAGATGTAGTTGATAGCGGTCGCAACACCAAACGAGCACAAGTCGCGGCAAGTAAGGCTTTCAACGAATGGCAGCAGCAATCAGGTCGTACCCTGAGCGAAATAAGCCAGATCGTCGCCTACAGTTGTGGCGATAATCGCGTCTAG